CCGAGAAGTTCATCATCTGGATGCTCCAGAACTTCGACCTCAACGGGGAGACGACGATGGCCGCGCCCGGAAACGGGTTCTACACGGCCCCGGACCGCGGCAGGAACGAGATGCGCCTGGCCTACGTCCTGAAGAACGAGGACCTGGTCAAGGCCATGACCATACTGAAGGGCGCGCTTGCCGCTTATCCGGGGCGCGTCGAGGCCATCAGGGCATAAGAGCCCAACGATTCGGATTTTGCGGGGCACGGACCGGCAGAGAACGGATAGCGCCGGTCCGTGCTTTTCTGGAGGGACCTCATCCGACATGGAATTTCTGAGCGGTTCACCGCCGGCTGGGCTCAGGCCCTCATCACCCCGGCGATGCTCGCCGACCTCTCGGGCCTGGGCGGGCTCATGATCATGGGAATCGGCCTGGACCTCCTGCGCATCGCGGAGATCCGGACGGGCAACATGCTTCCGGGGCTGGTCCTGATCGTGCTCCTCACGGCGCTGCTTTGACCTCGCGCCCATCCTCGAAATAGGCTCGGGCCACATAGGGGGACGTGGACAAGCTCAGCATCGCCCCGTAATCGACCCCGAAGCGCAGCACGTCTCCCCATAGCGTGACCGCCGACCGTCCCTCCACATCCAGAAGCGTGTGATCGCTCGATCCCCCCAGGATCTCCACCCCCTCGTCCAGGGGGCTCAGCCCCTCCAGAAGGAGATCCTGGCGCCCGATCCCCAGGATCGCTCTGAGACGGCGCCCCCGATCCTCGAACGTCCGCTCCCTGCCGAAGGCGTCCGGCCCGAGCGGCCCCTCGGGCCGGGAGGGCTTCTCCCGGACCTCGATGACCTGGGCCTCCAGCTCCACTGTGTCCTGCCTCAGCCAGGGGATCGCCCGCTGCCAGGCAACGTCGCCGCCCAGTAGAATGGCCTCCCCCACCCGCAGGTGGTTGACGTCTTGGGGCAGCGTCCCCTCCTCCAGCAGCTTGAGGCTCGAAGTCTCTCCTCCGGAGCACAGCGGGACGGCATACTCCAGCCGGGCCTCCATGAAGCTGCG
This uncultured Fretibacterium sp. DNA region includes the following protein-coding sequences:
- a CDS encoding aminotransferase class I/II-fold pyridoxal phosphate-dependent enzyme — translated: VLKLCQGRLCVSTLEQVGAAGLYKAPKKYLEDVNKEYKARRDTLYKALKSMDGVICEEPKGAFYVMVKAPVDDAEKFIIWMLQNFDLNGETTMAAPGNGFYTAPDRGRNEMRLAYVLKNEDLVKAMTILKGALAAYPGRVEAIRA
- a CDS encoding DUF554 family protein, with product MLFWRDLIRHGISERFTAGWAQALITPAMLADLSGLGGLMIMGIGLDLLRIAEIRTGNMLPGLVLIVLLTALL
- a CDS encoding alanine/ornithine racemase family PLP-dependent enzyme, producing MNAYPRLCIHLDRIRENAAHVAKRCRAHGIAVCAVTKGISADLNAARAMLEGGCDAFADSRIRNLIRLEEAFPAVDRFLLRIPMRSELEAVVRTASCSTVSMIEAVEALEAECAAQGKTHRALLMFDLGDRREGILEEEMEAFVRAFKRCPRVRLHGVGANFACFAGALPSAAVLERLALARSFMEARLEYAVPLCSGGETSSLKLLEEGTLPQDVNHLRVGEAILLGGDVAWQRAIPWLRQDTVELEAQVIEVREKPSRPEGPLGPDAFGRERTFEDRGRRLRAILGIGRQDLLLEGLSPLDEGVEILGGSSDHTLLDVEGRSAVTLWGDVLRFGVDYGAMLSLSTSPYVARAYFEDGREVKAAP